The sequence below is a genomic window from Bacteroidales bacterium MB20-C3-3.
GAATCAGGTAAAGCTGATAAATGTGCATTAAATATGCTGAATATAACCGGAGGAGGTGAGCAGAGATTTAAAAAGGAGAATTCTATTGTCAATCTTAAACCAAATTTAATATTGGACAACAACACAAATATAGCCGATATTATAAATATGGCTGAATCTCTTTTTTAAATTGTATTGAAGCTTTTATTTTCTAAATTTGCAGCCTCTTATAAATTTCTCGGTGCAATGGATATTAAATTTGCTTCGACCTTCCGGCCGAAATTTTTCTCTCTTTTTAATAAGGGAGCCTATAATAAAAAGACTTTTACTTCAGACCTGATTGCAGGTATTATAGTTGGAATAGTAGCCCTTCCTCTGGCAATTGCATTTGGTATTGCTTCCGGAGTAACACCACAGCAGGGTTTAATTACAGCCATTGTTGCAGGATTGCTAATGTCTCTTTTTGGTGGCTCAAACTTTTTAATTGGAGGTCCTACAGGTGCCTTTATTGTAATAGTTTATGGCATAGTATCTCAATATGGAGTTTCAGGACTGATAATCGCAACAGTGCTTGCCGGAATTATCCTGGTTGCAATGGGTATTTTTAAATTAGGGAACATAATTAAGTTCATCCCCTATCCTATTGTCGTAGGCTTCACAAGTGGTATTGCTCTTGTTATTTTTTCCACACAAGTCAAGGATCTTCTGGGCCTTCAAATTGAAAATGTTCCTTCAGAATTTATTCCTAAATGGATTAGTTATTTTGAAAATATTTCCTCCATTAATTTCTGGGAGGCAGGTATGGGGATATTCAGCTTAATGGTTATTATATTTTGGCCAAAAATTACAGCAAAAATACCTGGATCACTTATAGCAATATTTGTGGGAACAATAGCAGCACTTCTTATCAGCAAGTTTGGGGGAGTGGAATTTGCAACAATTGGCAGTAAATTTCCAGAATTAGCCGGAGGAATTCCACTTCCAAAACCAGAGGCACCAAACATTGATTTTGAAGCAATAAAAATGCTTTTTCAACCTGCATTGACTATTGCTTTATTATGCGCTATCGAATCTCTTCTTGCAGCAATGGTTGCAGATGGAGTAACCGGCAAAAAACACGATTCAAACACAGAACTTATTGGACAAGGTATTGCAAACATAGTAACTCCATTTTTTGGAGGGATACCTTCAACGGGAGCAATAGCTAGAACAATGGCCAATATAAATAATGGTGGTAAAACTCCGGTTGCGGGTATAATACACGCTGTTGTTTTACTGTTAATCTTCCTCTTTCTTATGCCTTACGCTGTATATATACCATTGTCAGTACTTGCTGCTATATTGGTTATAGTAGCATATAATATGAGCGAGTGGAGGACATTTAAATATTTATTAAAAGGGCACAAAGCAGATGTTGCTGTTCTGCTCCTTACCTTCTTTCTTACGGTAATTATTGATCTGACTGTTGCTATAGAAGTTGGAGTTCTTCTTGCGATTATTCTTTTTGTCAAACGGGTATCAGAAACTTCAAGTATAACTCAGGTAGAGAAGGATTTCCTTCCTGCAACTGAAAGAGGTGAGTACACTTCTGATGTTGAAATTCTGGATATTCCAAAAGGGGTAGAGGTATACGAAATAGATGGTCCGTTTTTCTTTGGATTGGCAAGTAAACTTGATGAGATAGATGCTGCATCACATAACATAGTCAAAGCAAGAGTTATTCGAATGAGGAAAGTTCCGTTTATTGATTCAACAGGTTTGAATAACCTTAGAAATCTATGGAAAAGATCCAATAAAGAGAAAATACAAATGATTCTCTCCGGTGTTAGTGACAATGTAATGGATACTTTAACTAAATCCGGTTTTGCAGATGAAATGGGGAAAGAGAACATATATCCTCATATTCAGCTAGCATTGGAAAGAGCAGCAGATGTTGTCAGACAGCAGAACGAGCAAGCCTTAAGAAAAGGAGTTAGAAATGGGTAATATTCAACTTTCTCCCAAAACAAAAGGAGTTTTACTTATTCTGGCAGCAAATATTTTTTTCGCAATTAATATGCCTGTATCAAGAGAGCTCACCCCGGAGTGGATTAATCCTTTTGGACTCTCTCAATTCAGGATATCTTTTGCATTTTTATCGTTTCTACTACTATCTCTTTTTATAAAAGATAATTCAAACGGCTTTACACTTAAAGAGCACCTAATACTTATTCTGGCTGGATTGATGGGTACAGCTGCAAATCAACTCTCTTTTCTTGCCGGGCTATCAATGACATCACCTGTTGATGCTTCATTAATAATAACAATAACACCAATTATTACAATGCTCTTTGCAGCATTGATTATTAAAGAACCTATATCTTTCAAAAAAGCATCCGGAGTAATTATTGGAATGTCAGGGGCTGCAATTATATTATATACAGCCAGATATGGCCATTTTGAACAGAGCGGAACCTTAAAAGGTAACCTGGTAGTACTGATAAGCTGTTTTGTATATGCACTTTACCTAGTAATAATCAGACCTCTAATGGCTAAACACTCCCCTGTTCATATTATGAAATGGACTTTTTTCTATGGAGCAATTATAGCACTGCCTTTTACATTTGATAAACTTAGTATTAATCAGGGCGCATCAACAACTGAATGGATGCAGCTTGGATATGCTCTTGTATTTGGCACTTTCGCAGCCTATCTTCTTGTTGCTTTCTCATTAAAGTTATTAAGACCTACTACAGTTAGTATGTTTAACTATATCCAACCATTAATAGCCTCCTCTATAGCTATAGTTTTTGGTCAGGATATTCTAAACTGGACAAAACCGGTCTCTGCGTTTCTGATATTCATTGGTGTTTACCTGGTAATAACTTCTAGGTCAAGAGCTGATTTAGTAAAGAGAGGTAATTAGAGAAGGCATTCCATCTTCCAGGATATCAAGTACATTTTCAAAACCAGCATCTCCACCATAATATGGGTCAGGAACCTCTGTAAAAAGAGGATTTGTGCAATAGTGTGTAAATAACTCTATTTTACCTGAGGACAAACTATCAGGAGCTAATGATATAAGGTTTCGCTCAACACTTTTATCCATAGCTATGATAAGATCAAAATTATAAAAATCGTCTTTTGAAATCTTTCTGGAAAGTGATGTTATATTATAACCTCTGAGAAAGGCATGGGATCTCATTCTGCGGTCTGCATGCTCACCGGAATGGTAATCATGAAGGCCTGCTGAATCTGAGTAAGGAATTAAGAAATCCCCTTTTGCAGAGACCATCTTATTAAAGATAGCCTCTGCAGCAGGAGATCTGCAAATATTTCCAAGGCAAATAAAAATAACCTTTTTCACCAAGGGCTTTTATTAAACTATGCTCTTCTGAGAACAATTGCAGTACCCATTCCTCCGCCTATACAGAGCGATGCTAATCCAAGCTTTTTATCTTCTGCTATCAATTCATGAATAAGGGTTACAATTATCCTGTTTCCTGATGCACCAATCGGGTGTCCTAAAGCAATTGCTCCTCCATTAATATTAGTTACTTTATCTATCCATTCTTTTGTAACACCATGCTCATCAATTAGTTCTTTAATAACACCAAGTGACTGAGCAGCAAAGGCTTCGTTAAGTTCAACCAATTCCATATCAGAAAGAGACATTCCTGCATTTTTAAGAGCCTTTCTTATAGCCGGAACAGGACCCATACCCATTATTTCAGGCTCAACTCCCCCTTGACCAACTGCAACTATCTCAACCATTGGATTTAATCCAAATTTTACTACAGCCTCTTCAGATGCTACCATAACAAATGAGGCTCCGTCATTAACTCCTGAAGCATTTCCAGCTGTAACTGTTCCGTCTTTTTTAAACGCAGGTTTAAGCTGAGCAAGCTTTTCAGGAGAAGATGTTCTGTTAGGGAATTCATCTTTTGAGAAAATGGTTGTCTCCTTTTTTGTAACAATCTCAACAGGTACAATCTCTTTATCAAATTTTCCTGAATCAACTGCTTTAATGGCTTTTTGCTGAGAGTTGAACGCGAATCTATCTTGCTCTTCTCTTGTAAGACTATATTTTGATGCAATATTCTCTGCAGTTATCCCCATATGGTAATTGTTAAAAGCATCAGTAAGACCATCGGCTACCATATGATCCAGAGCCTGAATATTACCCATTTTGTTGCCGGTTCTTAGGCTTCCATTCATTACGAAACCAGCGTTTGTCATTGATTCAGTACCTCCGGCAATTATTATATCTGCCGAACCTGACAGTATCTCTGCGTAAGCGTTCATGACAGCCTTCATTCCAGATCCACACACCATATTAAGTGAATAAGCAGGAATTTCAACAGGAACTCCTCCCTTAACAGCTGCTTGCCTTGCAACTCCCTGAAGTTGACCTGCTGACAGAATATTACCAGCAATAACAGAGTCTATATTACTGGGTGAAATACCACTCTCCTTAATAATCTCTTTGATTACTAATGCGCCTAGTTCGCCCGGATTAAAGGGAGAAAGAGAGCCCATAAATTTCCCGATAGCAGTTCTTTTAGCTGCTACAATGTAAACCTTTTTCATATTAAAGTCTCATTTTAATTAAGTTGTCCGGAATAATAAGTTTGGCACCGGTTGCTTCCTGAACTTGTTCGACAGAGAATTCTGGATGTATCTCTCTTAGAACAATCCCATCCGGTGTTATATCCATTACCCCCATTTCAGTAATAATCATATCTACTTGTCCAGCCGCAGTCAGGGGTAAATTACATTTTTTCAATATTTTATGTGATCCTTTTGCAGTATGTTCCATTGCAAGAATTACTCTTTTTGCACCTGCAATTAAATCCATTGCCCCTCCCATTCCTGGCGTTTTCTTCCCGGGAATCATCCAGTTAGCAAGATTGCCCTCCTCGTCAACTTCAAGTGCACCAAGAAAAGTAACATCTACATGGCCTCCTCTGATAATTGAGAAAGACATAGAGCTGTCAAAAGCAGATGAGCCTGGAAAAAATGTTATATATCCACCACCTGCATTCGTGAAATTTTTATCTTCCTTGCCTTGTTCGGGCTCAGGACCCATCCCAAGCAAACCATTCTCCGACTGGAGAGTAACTTTTACCCCATCCGGAAGATAATTTGGGATTAATGTAGGCAACCCGATTCCCAGATTGACAACATCTCCGTCTTTGAGTTCGAGAGCAGCTCTTCTGGCAATAACCTCTCTGATCTGATTCTTGTCCATATAGTAAATTTTGAAATTTATAAATTCTTTGTTGAAGCTCTTTTTACATACTCTTGGGCAATAAAAGAGGCAACATCATCGGCATAACTGTTCATCCCAAATCCGGCATCATAGCCGAGCTCTTTTGCCAATTCGTGAGATATTCGGGGGCCTCCGCAAACCAGAATAACCTTATCTCTCAGACCCTCAGCTTCCAATAGTTCAACTAATTCAACAAGGTTTTTAACATGAACATCTTTCTGTGTAACTGTTTGGGAAACAAGCAGTGCATCTGCCTTAAGTTCAAGGGCTTTTGCAATAAACTCTTCATTAGGAACCTGAGATCCTAAATTATATGCCTCTATCATTTCATACCTCTCTAATCCATAATGACCTGCATACCCCTTCATGTTCATAATCGCATCAATTCCAACGGTGTGAGCATCTGTACCGGTACTAGCTCCTACAACAACCAAGGCTCTCCCAACATTCTCTCTGACATAACTGTCGGTTTCGTGCATGTCCATTACTCCTGATTCAACCTTAGGTACAGATATTGATGTAAAATCTACATTGTGAGTACAACTTCCGTAGCAATTAAAAAAAGTATATCCCGGCATGAGCTCTTTGTAAAAGACAATCTGAGGATTTTCCATCCCCATTTTTCTAATGAGCTGTTTGGCAGCTTCAATAGCTTCGTCTCCAACAGGAACAGGTAAAGTAAAACTAAGTTGAACTTTTCCATCATTCATTGTGTCACCGTAAGACTTTACACTCTTAAGATCAAGCGTTTTATCAAATTCTTTTGATTGCATTGAATATAATCCGCCACTCATTTTATTTACCTCCCATCATTAATTTAACATATGGATTCAAATAATTTGAACCCTTCTCTACAACTCCTTCAAGCCCCTTCCCGCCAGTTCTTGGTCTTTTAACATTTCCAAATATTCCCTTCTCCAGTGCGGAGAAAAGTCCTTCCTGATTAATTCTCTCAAGTAGTTCAATAGACATATTAACAACCTCCTCCGCTCTCTTTCTTGCAATACCACCCTCTTTAAATTCCATCTCCTCACCAATCTGTCTCATATTATTGAAAATGTATTTTGCATTCTCAATTGAAAGATATCTGTCTGACATAAATGGTGTATGTATAGCCTCTGTTGGCATACCCAACAACTGGATTCCCTGACCGGTCCAAATTCCAATCATATTAAAAAGAGCATCCTGAATGTGCCCTCTAAAAATATTACCAGTCATAAATTTTGTTGGAGGCATATATTTAAGAGGAGCATCAGGGAATATTTCCCTTGTCATCTGTGCTTGGGCAAGTTCATATATAAAACCATTTTCAAGATCAGGGTCCATCTCAAAGGCGTGGCCTAGTCCCATCTGTTTTTGAGGCAATCCTGCAATAAGAGCAAGTTGTTCATTTATTAAATCTGATGCAAGAACAGTATGAGCCTCTTCAAAAGCATCGGCAGTTGTAAGATAATTATCTTCTCCGGTATTTATTATAACTCCTGCAAATCCGTTAATTACTCTTGAAAAGAACTGATCAACAAGCGTTCTTTGCATATTAATATCTCTGAATAAGATACCGTAAAGCGCATCATTAAGCATAACATCAAGCCCTTCAAATGCACCCATCACTGCAATTTCAGGCATACATAAGCCGGAACAGTAGTTGCAAAGTCTGATGTATCGGCCTAATTCCTCACCTGTTCTATCAAGAGCAGATCTCATTATCCTGAAATTTTCCTGAGTCGCAAAGGTTCCTCCGAAACCTTCAGTAGTTGCTCCATAAGGGACATAATCCAGTAATGACTGACCGGTAGTTCTTATAACAGCAATAATATCAGCTCCCTGCCTGGCAGCAGCTTCTGCCTGGACAACATCTTCAAATATGTTACCTGTAGCGACTATGACATATAGATAAGGACGAGGCCCCTCTCCCATTGTTTTAAGATAGTGCTCTCTTCTATCTCTTCTATCATTAATTCTACTTATACTCTGCTCAATAACAGGTTTCAACACAGCCTCAATTTTCTCTTTTGAAGATAAGGCCAGTTTTGTAATATCAAGTTTACCCTCTGAAACTTTCTCAGCTATCTCCTGAGGTGTTAATCCTTCAGAAATCATAGCATTTCCAATGAAAAAAAGGATTCCTTCGCTTAAAAGTCCTCTCTCTTTTATAAAATCAACAAGAACATTGGGAAGAGGAACCATATTCTCATCAACTCCATCAATACCAACAAGTCTGCAAAGGGTTCTCTCAACTGCGACAGTTGAGTATCTCTCTACAAACCCCTGGACATCAACTGCGATTTTACCAGCCAATTTTCTGGCATGTTCCACTTTTTTGAAATCCAATCCTAATTTGCTCTGCATATCATTTTATTATATAGTTTCTTTGTAATTGTCCAATAATCTGGAGGCCTCCTCCAGCCATTCACTATCTATCCCCAGGGATTTAGCAATGTTTATCGCCTCTCTCGGTGCATCTGAGTCTTCTGTATGGATAAGCTCATAATTCATCTTTCCATTAACAAATCCCCTTACTCTCAATTTAAAACAACCTTTAGCAGTTACATTGTAATGAGAGGCTATCAATGTAAGAAGTTTTCTGCTTTTAAGCATTGTAATTAAAGACTCAACTAGTACTCTTCCTTCGTATGGATTTGTCGTTCTGGCGGGTTCATCCAGCAGCGCCAAAATTGAAGCTGTCTCTGTTGATTGTTTTAATAAGTTGTCAATCTTCCTCATTTCTGCTGCGAAGGATGAAAGACCCTTATTAACATCCTGATAATCCCCGCTTAAATAATGAATAAAATGGACCGGAACTATCTCTGCAGATCTTGCAGGTACTCCAAATCCAAATTGAAACATATATTGTGACAGGGCGAGTGTTCTCAATGTTACACTTTTACCGCCCATATTGGCCCCCATTAATACAACAGGAGACTCTCTTTCAAGAGAAACATCCACCGGTTGGTACTCCAGCCCCTGAAGGCTAAGCGCAGATGAAATCTCCGGATTAAATAATCCTTGATAACTTGTTCTCTCTTTGGAGATAGCAGGAATCGTAAGATTCCATTTTCTCACTAGCTCTGCTTTTGCAATAATAATATCAATTTCTGCAAGATTGTTCAAAGCTTTAACAAGATCAGGAAGTCTTCCCTTTAAACTATTCCCTAACTCTTTTCTAATCCTGTCTTCAATTAAGGAACACCTGGAGTGAAGATCCTCATCAAAAAATTCCAGCGACTTAAGCTTCTTTCTTAATTTTGAAAGTTCAGAGTCATAGCTGTCATAAATATAGAAAGAGGGTATTCTCTGTCCTTCAGGATCAAGAATAGTTACAACATCAGAAAGATCCGGTAATTTTGGGAAAGAGTCAGAGAATATTCTAATAACCGGTATTAGTGAATCTGATAACAGGGCAAGATTTTTAATTTCAAATAACTCAATGTCGTCTGGAATTTTTCCTTCCATCAGAGCATTCAGGGTATTCCTAATATCTCTGACTCCAAATAGAGATTCTTTAAGCTGGCTGACTTTTTTATAATTATCCGCCAGAGATAGTGAATTTAAGGTCTCTTCAAGCTGAATATATGTAGAAGCTAACTTACTGATTGAAAGAGACATCTCTCTCTCCAGCAGGATATGAGTAGATATAGATGAGGATAGCTCAAGGTTTGCAAAAAGGCTCCTCATACCTATTGGTAACTCTGTAACAGTTCTAAGCTTCATTTCTGATTCTCCTTATATCATAAACCGGTAAATTAATTGCTGAGGAGAGCCTTGAACATAATCTCTCTGAATCAAGTATGTATCCTTCCGGGGAAACGGGATTAGCACAAACTGCCAATAATTTGCTTCTGTTTAATACTGACAATCGCCCTCCTGATTTTTTAAAAGAGGAAAAATTGGAATGAGAGATAAAGGCTTTCGAGAAGTCTCTAATTATTATTTCAATGTCTTTATCCAAACACAAAGATCTTACCTGATTCAGGAATCTGTCAGTCAATGCACCGGAAATAAATATAGCCTTAGTATCAGATACATCGTCAGGATGTATTGAATCAGAATTAAACACCCCTCCTTTTAACAACAGAGAGAAATTGCTATTTGAATCTACACTCCATATTCCATTAGCCGGAATGCTATCTTCATTGTTACCAACAACTGATGTTCTTTCAAGATTAATAAGTTCAACCATAAAAGCTGTTTTAAAAACAAGATTATCAATGCTTGCAGATATGGCTGCTCCTGTGGATAATATAAGCCCTTCTGTTACAGCTGGTGATGCAATGCTAACTCTTGAAAGTGCTCCATCAATAATTGCAAGATCTGCCCCGAAGACCTCCATGGCTCTCTCTATCCATCTTTTAAGAGCATCTGTTGTAGGATGGCCGGATAACTGGCTTTTCCCATGTGATAGGGCTCTTGCTGTTACAACTCTTCCCAGGGATGTTTTTCTGTTGGAAATATCAATAAGTTCAGATAAGATCCTCCTCTCTCTGTAATGCTTTTCACTTGTAGCAAAAAGAGTCCCTCTTCTCAGAAAAATTTCAGGTTTTGAAGTGCCGGTTACTAAATCAAGTGTTTCACCATCAATGCCTGCAGAGCTTACGGCAACCGTAAAACCTTCTGCAGGCAACCGATTTAGAATATAGTTAAGACACTCCGTTTTGCCTGTGTTTTTTCCGAGACCTACAACAGAAATACTTCTGCAGTTAAGAATCTCCTGAACGAACGGCATATATTAATCTTTATGAGATCTCTCTTTTCTTAAAAGGTGAGCAGGTTCAATTGAAAGCCTTTGTCCTTTATGAAGAGATGCTACCCCCTCAACAGGATTGTTTGCCTTGCAATCTTCACAATCACAATGATTCGAGTAATTTTCAGGTTCTGAATAAGTTGTTATAACTCCCTCAAAATTCCTAAGAACAATTTTTCCAGGTGATTGTGAAATTATGTAAGTAGGCATAACAGGTGTTTTACCACCTCCTCCTGGTGCGTCAACAACAAAAGTAGGGACAGCATAACCTGATGTATGGCCTCTTAAACCCTCTATTATTTCTATACCTTTTGATACAGGAGTTCTGAAGTGTTCAAGACCCATAGAGAGATCACACTGGTAAATGTAATAAGGTCTTACTCTCATCTTTACCAGGCTGTGAACCAGTCTCTTCATTATATTCACACAGTCGTTAACTCCTCTTAGTAGTACCGACTGATTACCTAATGGAATACCTGCATTTGCCATTCTTTCACAAGCAGCGATTGACTCCTTGGTAATCTCATTAGGGTGGTTAAAGTGTGTATTAAGCCAAATTGGGTGGTATTGTTTGAGCATATCAACCAGTTTGTCAGTAATTCTTTGTGGGCAAACAACAGGTACTCTTGAGCCAATCCTGATGATTTCCACATGTGGAATAGCCCTAAGTCTCTTAATAATTGACTCCAACTTGGCATCCGATACCATAAGTGCATCTCCTCCTGAAAGTAGCACATCCCTTACCTGTGGAGTAGCAGCAATGTAATCAATTGCTTTCTGGATATAATCAGCCGGTGTTTCGTCATCTTTTTGTCCTGCGAAACGCCTTCTGGTGCAATGCCTGCAATACATTGAGCACATATCGGTAATCAATAACAAAACTCTGTCCGGATATCTGTGAGTCAGCCCCTTAACAGGTGAATCCTCATCTTCATGAAGAGGATCAAGTAGGTCTGCCGGAGATATATGTGTCTCTGAACCAGTGGGGATAGCCTGTTTTCTTACAGGATCATTTGGATTTTCAGGGTCGATCAGAGTTAAATAATAGGGTGTTATAGCCATTCGTAAAGTTTGAAGTGAGCGGCTTACCCCCTCCTCCTCCTCTTGAGTAAGAGGAATATATTTTTTTAAATCCTCAAGGGTCTCGATTCTGTTCTTGACCTGCCATTTCCAGTCGTTCCACTGTTCATCTGAAACTTGAGGAAAGAGAATTTTCCTTCTGCTTTCTGCCATAATTATTTAAATATATAGTTTTTCAAAAAGTTCCCTAATGGGTTTTGACTCCCTGATAATATTCAGGGTAAGATTTGCATGTCCCTTTGCATACCCGTTACCCACGATGAGATTAATATCTTTACCAACCCCCTCGGCTCCAAGAGCAGCCTTTGTAAAACTGGTTGCCATTGAGAAGAAGTATACACTACCCTGCCCCTTAGTAATAAGGATAGAGGTCATCTCAGTAGAGGGAACATTAACATTGTTAACAGTGACATCGCATCCCCTACCTCCGGTAATAGCCATTACCTTTGTGTAAACATCCATTACATTTGTTGCATCTGCTACAACTACATCAGTAGCAAGTCCAAGGTCTTTTATGCGTTGAGCATTCTCTTTTGAGTACTCAACAACAATAACCTTCCCCGACTTTCCTGCATTCTGCATAGCCTGATAACAACACAATATTCCGGATTTTCCGCCACCTCCAAGTATACATACAATATCACCCTCTGTCACCAATCTGTCAACCTGAGCCGGAGCACCTGCAACATCAAGCACGGCTAGTGCTAGTTTCTCGGGAATGTCATCAGGTAAAACAGCAAAGAGGCCGCTCTCAAATAGAATGGCCTCAGCCTGTACATCTATCTGGTCAGATTCAGGAGTAAGTTTTAATATTTGTTTAATCTTTAAAGGTGTAAGTGATAGTGAGACAAGTGTAGCAATTTTATCACCAACTTTAAGCTTATTTACAGGAAAAGCACTGCCTATCTGTTTTACAGTACCAATAAGCATCCCACCGGACCCGGTTACAGGATTTTGCATTTTACCCCTCTCTTCAACAATTGAGAGAATCATTTGCTTCATCTTCTCAGCATCAGATCCACAACTCTTCTTTATTTGAGTATACGAAGCTGAATCAATATTCAGTGTAGATACTTCAATGAGAACCTCGTTGTCGTATATCTCCATTGTATTATCGAGGCGATTAGCCGGCTGGGGAAGCGTCCCCGCCGGCTCAATTACCCTGTGAGTTCCGTATCTGCAACCTCTCTTCATCTGAAAATCAGGCATATAGTTCTTCAAAAACTTTTCTTAATTTATCTGATTCACGGAGTAGCTGAAGAGTGATCTCAGCGTGTCCTTTTGTGTACCCGTTTCCAACTATCATTGTTACATCGCTTCCGACACCCTCTGCTCCTAGTGCTGCTTTAGTAAAACTGGTAGCCATAGAGAAAAAGTAAACAAGTCCAGTATCTTTTGTACAAAGTATACTAGTCATCTCTGTATCTGTAATATTTACATTATTGATTGTAACATCACACATTTGCCCGCCTGTTAACTCCTCAATCTTCTCGAGTACAGAGACTGGCTGAGTAGCATCAGCAGAGAATACATAGTCACAGAAACCAAGATCCATAAGTCTTTTTGTACTTCTCTCACTATGGCACAGACCAATTACCTTTCCAGTAACTCCGGCTCTTTTTTTAGCTTCGTAACAGCATAACATACCTGATTTTCCTCCGGCACCTATTATCAGAACAGTATCTCCGGGTTTAACCAGTTTTGCGGTCTGTGCAGGTGCTCCGGCAACATCAAGAGCAGACAGAGCAAGATTTGCAGGCATATCATCAGGTATCTTGGCATAAATACCGCTTTCGAACAGAATTGCTTTTCCATCAATATCAACTTGATCAATGTCTGGACGGATATCCTTTATTTTATCAATCCTTAAAGGTGTGAGAGAGAGGGAAACAAGTGTAGCAATCTTATCTCCTACTTTAAGATCAGTTTTCCCAGCAAGAGCATCACCAATTTTCTCAACTGTACCAAGAAGCATTCCGCCTGAACCAGTAACAGGGTTTCTGTGCTTTCCTTGTTTCTCAACAATTCCCAACATTATTTCAGCGATTTTTGCTTTGTCTCCACCGGCCTGCTCCTCAATCTGAGTAAAACTGGCTGAGTCTATGTTAAGCGTCTGAACATCAATGAGAATCTCATTATCATAGATCTCATCCATATTATTATCAATCTTGTTTGCCGGCTGAGGAAGTACACCTTTAGGTTCAATCACTCTGTGAACACCGTATTTATTGCCTTTTTTCATATTAAAATTTGTTTGTTTGTTTTATTATCTTGGTTTTAAACCTAATATTTCACGAGCTTCAGCAGGGGAAGCAATATCTCGGCCCAGCTCTTTTGCCAATCTTACTACTTTCTCAACCAACTCACCATTAGATTTAGCGAGGACCCCTTTTGACAGAAACACATTATCTTCAAATCCTACCCTGACATGGCCTCCATCAACTATTGCAGCAACAGCAAGCGGGAACTCAAATCTTCCAACTCCGGCAACAGTATATGTTGCATCCTGAGGAATTGAACCCCTTAGGAAAACAAAGTCTCTCAGCTCACCCGAAATACCTCCGTTTACACCCATTACAAAATCAAAGTGCATTGGTTTTTGAATGAACCCTTTTTTATGAAGCCTTAAGGCCATATCAATCAT
It includes:
- a CDS encoding DMT family transporter, whose amino-acid sequence is MGNIQLSPKTKGVLLILAANIFFAINMPVSRELTPEWINPFGLSQFRISFAFLSFLLLSLFIKDNSNGFTLKEHLILILAGLMGTAANQLSFLAGLSMTSPVDASLIITITPIITMLFAALIIKEPISFKKASGVIIGMSGAAIILYTARYGHFEQSGTLKGNLVVLISCFVYALYLVIIRPLMAKHSPVHIMKWTFFYGAIIALPFTFDKLSINQGASTTEWMQLGYALVFGTFAAYLLVAFSLKLLRPTTVSMFNYIQPLIASSIAIVFGQDILNWTKPVSAFLIFIGVYLVITSRSRADLVKRGN
- a CDS encoding 3-oxoacid CoA-transferase subunit B, with protein sequence MDKNQIREVIARRAALELKDGDVVNLGIGLPTLIPNYLPDGVKVTLQSENGLLGMGPEPEQGKEDKNFTNAGGGYITFFPGSSAFDSSMSFSIIRGGHVDVTFLGALEVDEEGNLANWMIPGKKTPGMGGAMDLIAGAKRVILAMEHTAKGSHKILKKCNLPLTAAGQVDMIITEMGVMDITPDGIVLREIHPEFSVEQVQEATGAKLIIPDNLIKMRL
- a CDS encoding acetyl-CoA C-acetyltransferase; translation: MKKVYIVAAKRTAIGKFMGSLSPFNPGELGALVIKEIIKESGISPSNIDSVIAGNILSAGQLQGVARQAAVKGGVPVEIPAYSLNMVCGSGMKAVMNAYAEILSGSADIIIAGGTESMTNAGFVMNGSLRTGNKMGNIQALDHMVADGLTDAFNNYHMGITAENIASKYSLTREEQDRFAFNSQQKAIKAVDSGKFDKEIVPVEIVTKKETTIFSKDEFPNRTSSPEKLAQLKPAFKKDGTVTAGNASGVNDGASFVMVASEEAVVKFGLNPMVEIVAVGQGGVEPEIMGMGPVPAIRKALKNAGMSLSDMELVELNEAFAAQSLGVIKELIDEHGVTKEWIDKVTNINGGAIALGHPIGASGNRIIVTLIHELIAEDKKLGLASLCIGGGMGTAIVLRRA
- the sulP gene encoding sulfate permease, with product MDIKFASTFRPKFFSLFNKGAYNKKTFTSDLIAGIIVGIVALPLAIAFGIASGVTPQQGLITAIVAGLLMSLFGGSNFLIGGPTGAFIVIVYGIVSQYGVSGLIIATVLAGIILVAMGIFKLGNIIKFIPYPIVVGFTSGIALVIFSTQVKDLLGLQIENVPSEFIPKWISYFENISSINFWEAGMGIFSLMVIIFWPKITAKIPGSLIAIFVGTIAALLISKFGGVEFATIGSKFPELAGGIPLPKPEAPNIDFEAIKMLFQPALTIALLCAIESLLAAMVADGVTGKKHDSNTELIGQGIANIVTPFFGGIPSTGAIARTMANINNGGKTPVAGIIHAVVLLLIFLFLMPYAVYIPLSVLAAILVIVAYNMSEWRTFKYLLKGHKADVAVLLLTFFLTVIIDLTVAIEVGVLLAIILFVKRVSETSSITQVEKDFLPATERGEYTSDVEILDIPKGVEVYEIDGPFFFGLASKLDEIDAASHNIVKARVIRMRKVPFIDSTGLNNLRNLWKRSNKEKIQMILSGVSDNVMDTLTKSGFADEMGKENIYPHIQLALERAADVVRQQNEQALRKGVRNG
- a CDS encoding OAM dimerization domain-containing protein, whose product is MSGGLYSMQSKEFDKTLDLKSVKSYGDTMNDGKVQLSFTLPVPVGDEAIEAAKQLIRKMGMENPQIVFYKELMPGYTFFNCYGSCTHNVDFTSISVPKVESGVMDMHETDSYVRENVGRALVVVGASTGTDAHTVGIDAIMNMKGYAGHYGLERYEMIEAYNLGSQVPNEEFIAKALELKADALLVSQTVTQKDVHVKNLVELVELLEAEGLRDKVILVCGGPRISHELAKELGYDAGFGMNSYADDVASFIAQEYVKRASTKNL
- a CDS encoding low molecular weight protein-tyrosine-phosphatase codes for the protein MKKVIFICLGNICRSPAAEAIFNKMVSAKGDFLIPYSDSAGLHDYHSGEHADRRMRSHAFLRGYNITSLSRKISKDDFYNFDLIIAMDKSVERNLISLAPDSLSSGKIELFTHYCTNPLFTEVPDPYYGGDAGFENVLDILEDGMPSLITSLY